The Pseudomonas sp. R4-35-07 genome contains a region encoding:
- a CDS encoding autotransporter outer membrane beta-barrel domain-containing protein, whose amino-acid sequence MKRKQFQKSLLAIMVGAISTQVLAVEFDLGQGKNIWANETFNEPVTITGQFSRVVDSNTTDPAGLGFANTRIQGSLINRADITLESQGGTIRAIAIDPMFWTGPTGLAPSTVTGDVVQAGNVLMRNGAYEGLEIGPTTIGGSVINSGTIRSTPPVGTVTTPGYLGGGEGIYLHGTTIGGDVSNTGVIDMAGEGAIGLILDIDGDTPTTIGGKILNSGSITATGEGAWGVEVETDTSPLRIENSGLISANGNEAKGLFLYGGTFDYILNTGTIEAKGASANAFGLSGASFAQNSAAGARGIVNRGLITADGTAIQVSAAEQSSPFEINQQAGEIRSNSGIAVDANNLASLNWTGGKITGDLLNLSAVNVDGQAGFTGSRIIAPVSVNSGSLNLSAPGTAITGNLNVASGAGLDMHLSDSVVPTTPYLTVNGTANLAQASKLTVSANPGDFAAPKAGTQYTLLQATNVQNNGVAVASASSLLNVLSYSADAQTVKAVVAVKSDQQVQQELAGASAGASAATAVNVLKNDVLGQLNQNDPVFQSLANAGTAQQLAQLADQLTPDVNRGALDVALSGQTVVNGAIFNRLTDQRESHQVGGVWVQGLSSNMDQDGRGGNNGYSANSSGMAVGVDGRVNDTTTLGVAYSYLNSNIHSDLGNKTDVEGHALSLYGNWTLQNWFVDGSLSYGHNENDSKRHVAGTTAKGSYDSNVLAASVIGGYSFKPSQAVVIEPRVAARYANVRMDGFTEKGSSAALNTASQRYEVGELGAGVRLAANLPLSAGTLQPEATLMAYHDLMGDRVAQTSSFVAGGSPFTVTGASVARDSYEASVGVNYQVSDFTVGASYTRQARSGFDADGVMLKARYAF is encoded by the coding sequence ATGAAGCGCAAGCAGTTCCAGAAAAGTCTGTTGGCAATCATGGTTGGCGCGATCAGCACCCAAGTGCTGGCCGTGGAGTTCGACCTGGGTCAGGGCAAGAATATTTGGGCCAATGAGACGTTTAACGAGCCGGTAACCATCACCGGCCAGTTTTCCCGAGTGGTCGATTCCAACACCACCGACCCCGCCGGCCTGGGATTTGCAAACACCCGCATTCAAGGCTCGCTGATCAACCGCGCAGACATCACGCTGGAGTCGCAAGGCGGCACCATTCGTGCGATTGCCATCGACCCGATGTTCTGGACTGGCCCGACCGGTTTGGCCCCGAGCACTGTCACCGGGGATGTGGTTCAGGCAGGCAACGTGCTGATGCGCAACGGCGCGTATGAAGGGCTTGAGATCGGCCCCACTACGATTGGCGGCAGCGTTATCAACTCCGGCACCATCCGCTCCACGCCTCCCGTAGGTACGGTGACGACGCCCGGCTACCTGGGCGGTGGCGAAGGCATTTACCTGCACGGCACCACCATTGGGGGTGACGTTTCCAACACGGGTGTGATCGATATGGCCGGCGAGGGTGCGATTGGCTTGATCCTTGACATCGACGGCGACACGCCGACCACCATCGGCGGCAAAATCCTGAACTCGGGCTCGATTACTGCCACAGGCGAGGGCGCTTGGGGTGTGGAAGTGGAAACCGACACCAGCCCTCTGCGTATTGAAAACAGCGGCCTGATTTCCGCCAATGGCAATGAGGCGAAAGGGCTGTTTCTGTACGGCGGCACCTTTGATTACATCCTCAACACCGGCACCATTGAAGCCAAGGGCGCGTCGGCCAATGCCTTCGGCCTGTCCGGCGCCAGCTTTGCGCAGAACAGTGCCGCAGGTGCGCGCGGTATCGTAAACCGCGGCCTCATTACCGCCGACGGCACCGCGATCCAGGTGAGTGCGGCTGAGCAGTCCTCGCCGTTCGAAATCAACCAGCAAGCCGGCGAAATCCGCAGCAACAGCGGTATCGCCGTCGACGCCAACAACCTCGCCAGCCTGAACTGGACCGGTGGCAAAATCACCGGCGACTTGCTCAACCTCAGCGCCGTCAACGTCGATGGCCAGGCAGGTTTCACCGGCAGCCGTATCATCGCGCCGGTGTCGGTCAATTCGGGTTCGCTGAACCTCTCCGCGCCCGGCACCGCCATCACCGGCAACCTCAATGTGGCCAGCGGCGCAGGTCTTGATATGCACCTGTCCGACAGCGTGGTGCCGACCACGCCGTACCTCACCGTCAACGGCACCGCCAACTTGGCCCAGGCCTCCAAGCTGACCGTCAGCGCCAACCCCGGCGACTTCGCCGCGCCTAAAGCCGGCACGCAATACACCCTGCTGCAAGCCACCAACGTGCAGAACAACGGCGTAGCCGTGGCCAGTGCGTCGTCGTTGTTGAACGTGCTCAGCTACTCGGCCGATGCGCAGACGGTCAAGGCCGTGGTGGCGGTGAAAAGCGATCAGCAGGTGCAGCAGGAACTGGCGGGTGCCAGCGCGGGGGCGTCGGCCGCAACCGCCGTCAACGTGTTGAAAAACGATGTGCTCGGCCAGCTCAACCAAAACGACCCGGTGTTCCAGAGCCTGGCCAACGCCGGGACGGCACAGCAACTGGCGCAGCTCGCCGACCAACTCACCCCGGACGTCAACCGTGGCGCCCTCGACGTGGCGTTGTCGGGGCAAACTGTGGTCAACGGCGCGATCTTCAATCGCCTCACCGACCAGCGTGAAAGCCATCAGGTCGGCGGTGTTTGGGTGCAGGGCCTGAGCAGCAACATGGACCAGGACGGCCGTGGCGGCAACAACGGTTACTCGGCCAACAGCAGCGGCATGGCGGTGGGTGTGGACGGTCGTGTGAACGACACCACCACCTTGGGCGTGGCGTACAGCTATCTCAATTCCAATATCCATTCGGACCTGGGCAACAAGACCGACGTAGAGGGCCACGCGCTGTCGTTGTACGGCAACTGGACGCTGCAGAACTGGTTCGTGGATGGCAGCCTCAGCTACGGCCATAACGAGAACGACAGCAAGCGCCACGTCGCGGGCACCACGGCCAAGGGCAGCTACGACAGCAATGTGTTGGCGGCCAGTGTGATCGGCGGCTACAGCTTCAAGCCATCCCAGGCGGTGGTGATCGAGCCACGTGTGGCGGCGCGGTATGCCAACGTGCGCATGGATGGTTTTACCGAGAAAGGTTCGTCGGCGGCGTTGAACACGGCTTCGCAGCGTTATGAAGTGGGCGAGTTGGGCGCCGGTGTGCGTTTGGCGGCCAACCTGCCGTTGAGCGCCGGCACACTGCAACCGGAAGCTACGTTGATGGCCTATCACGACCTGATGGGTGATCGCGTCGCGCAAACCTCCAGCTTCGTGGCGGGTGGTTCGCCGTTTACCGTGACCGGCGCGTCGGTGGCGCGTGACAGCTATGAAGCCAGTGTGGGCGTGAATTACCAAGTGTCGGACTTCACCGTCGGCGCCAGCTACACCCGCCAGGCACGCAGCGGTTTCGATGCTGACGGCGTCATGCTCAAGGCACGCTACGCCTTCTAA